The genomic segment GCAAGGACGCCGCCATCGCCAAAGGCGTCGGCATGTCCACCCAGATCTACGCCGCCCGCGCGGAAAATGCCGAGATCTGGGACAAGAACGGCACCCGTTTCATCGATTTCGCCGCCGGCATCGCGGTGGTGAACACCGGCCACCGCCACCCGAAGGTGATCGAAGCCGTCAAGGCCCAGCTCGACGCCTTCACCCACACCTGCCACCAGGTCGTGCCCTATGAGAACTACGTCGTGCTCGCCGAACGGCTGAACGCCAAGGTTCCGGGCGATTTCACCAAGAAGACGATCTTCACCACCACCGGCGCCGAAGCCGTTGAAAACGCGATCAAGATCGCGCGTCACTACACCGGCCGCGCGGGCGTCATCGCCTTCGCCGGCGGCTTCCATGGCCGGACCTTCATGACCATGACGCTGACCGGCAAGGTCCAGCCCTACAAGGCCGGTTTCGGCCCGATGATGAACGATGTCTGGCACCTGCCCTACCCGAACGCGCTGCATGGCGTGTCGATGGAGGACGCGATCGCCTCGCTCGAGCGCCTCTTCAAGGCCGATGTCGAGCCCTCGCGCGTTGCCGCGATCATCCTCGAGCCGGTGCAGGGCGAGGGCGGCTTCGTGCCCGCACCCGAAGGCTTCATGAAGAAGATCCGCGAGATCTGCGACAAACATGGCATCGTGATGATCGCCGATGAAGTGCAGACCGGCTTTGCCCGCACCGGCAAGCTCTTCGCGATGGAGCACCACGGCGTCGCCGCCGATATCACCACCATGGCCAAGGGCCTCGGCGGCGGTCTGCCGATCTCGGCGGTCACCGGGCGCGCCGAAATCATGGATCACGCCCAGCCGGGCGGCCTCGGCGGCACCTATGCCGGCAACCCGCTCGGCGTCGCCGCGGCCAATGCCGTGCTCGACGTGATCGAGGAAGAAGACCTGCCCGCCCGCGCCGAACGCCTCGGCGCGCGCCTCAAGCAGCGCCTCGCCGCGATCGCCGATCAAGTGCCGGAAATCGTCGAGATCCGCGGCCCGGGCTTCATGAACGCGGTCGAATTCAACGTCGCGGGCACCGACACTCCGAACCCGGATTTCGTCAAACGCGTTCTGGCCGAGGCGCTCGACCGCGGGCTGATCCTGCTGTCGTGCGGCGTTTACGGCAACGTGATCCGCTTCCTCGCGCCGCTCACCATCCCCGAGCCGGTCTTCGAGGAAGCCCTCGAGATCCTCGAGGCGTCGATCCTCGCGGCGAAGGGCTGAGCCATGTGGGGCGAGGGGCCGCGCGCCGAGATTGCGCCGATGCGACTCGACGAAACCGACCAGCGCCTGATCGCCGCCCTGCGGCGTGACGGCCGCGCGGCGGTCTCGGATCTCGCCGTTCAGCTCGGCCTCTCGCGGGCCACCGTCCGCGCGCGGATCGAGCGGCTCGTCGCCCGTGGCGAGATCGAGGGCTTCACCGTTCAGACCCGCTCCGACGCCGCTCTGGCGCCGGTGCGGGGGCTGATGATGCTCGCCATCGAAGGCCGCGGCACCGAGCGGGTGATGAGCCGCCTG from the Rhodobacter xanthinilyticus genome contains:
- a CDS encoding 4-aminobutyrate--2-oxoglutarate transaminase — translated: MTVQTSPELSARKDAAIAKGVGMSTQIYAARAENAEIWDKNGTRFIDFAAGIAVVNTGHRHPKVIEAVKAQLDAFTHTCHQVVPYENYVVLAERLNAKVPGDFTKKTIFTTTGAEAVENAIKIARHYTGRAGVIAFAGGFHGRTFMTMTLTGKVQPYKAGFGPMMNDVWHLPYPNALHGVSMEDAIASLERLFKADVEPSRVAAIILEPVQGEGGFVPAPEGFMKKIREICDKHGIVMIADEVQTGFARTGKLFAMEHHGVAADITTMAKGLGGGLPISAVTGRAEIMDHAQPGGLGGTYAGNPLGVAAANAVLDVIEEEDLPARAERLGARLKQRLAAIADQVPEIVEIRGPGFMNAVEFNVAGTDTPNPDFVKRVLAEALDRGLILLSCGVYGNVIRFLAPLTIPEPVFEEALEILEASILAAKG
- a CDS encoding Lrp/AsnC family transcriptional regulator; this encodes MRLDETDQRLIAALRRDGRAAVSDLAVQLGLSRATVRARIERLVARGEIEGFTVQTRSDAALAPVRGLMMLAIEGRGTERVMSRLLGLPQVQAVHTTNGQWDLIVEIGARGLPELDETLLAIRRIEGVSRSETNLQLSTRKPAARL